The region GAAACCAAAAAGCCACCTGGTAGTTCCAATACCAGTGCAACCAGTCCATAATGTGTGGTTATGAGTTTCTTTAATTGAAAATCCTTCAGTAAAATGGGTGCCATGCACGTTAGCAGAAACTGCAGCCACTCCCTTATCAACTCCTGGAACCACCAGACGCATCTCGTATTTGGGCACATCAGGAAATTCAA is a window of Methanobacterium sp. DNA encoding:
- a CDS encoding serine--tRNA ligase (catalyzes a two-step reaction, first charging a serine molecule by linking its carboxyl group to the alpha-phosphate of ATP, followed by transfer of the aminoacyl-adenylate to its tRNA) yields the protein EFPDVPKYEMRLVVPGVDKGVAAVSANVHGTHFTEGFSIKETHNHTLWTGCTGIGTTRWLFGFLAQKGFDEANWPTMVRDKMKIVKTPKVLTWP